A genome region from Trachemys scripta elegans isolate TJP31775 chromosome 2, CAS_Tse_1.0, whole genome shotgun sequence includes the following:
- the LOC117871780 gene encoding uncharacterized protein LOC117871780, which translates to MATPEKRKIRRLCSFKDKWLQLPAYRNWLMKASEDSGYCSICRVQFTVKFDSVKAIKHHAETPGHKIKVRAQVRSSTIDQFFVKADTSEEQHMCTAELLLTYHGVKHQHSYRSQDCGSTLYRSIFTDSKIASKIHCGRTKVEALIENVLAPHSLKMVVQDIGSTPFSIAMDASNKGNPKLFPVAVRYFNKDKGSCMCIIDFFEDADETSEAIANNLKSCLQNAGLIHNKIVAYGADHASVNFGKHKSVFVHLKQMLDLPNLVPGHCSAHIVHNTAKHGLKMLSYDVEHLVINVFSEFSSSEKNISELKEFFDLMETEYSDILPHISTRFLTLFTAVDRLLKSWPALKSYFVSKGEENVCCAIWAFLSEREHAVSDDETLTLPELYLYFVHNIMSQLNNTIKVLESDYVGAEERDSESTGERILWVQGDTVLEETTT; encoded by the coding sequence ATGGCAACACCTGAAAAGAGAAAGATTCGAAGGCTGTGCTCTTTTAAAGACAAGTGGTTGCAACTCCCAGCGTATCGGAATTGGCTTATGAAGGCAAGTGAAGACTCGGGATATTGTTCTATTTGTCGTGTTCAATTCACGGTTAAGTTTGATTCTGTAAAAGCTATCAAGCATCATGCGGAGACTCCGGGTCACAAAATCAAAGTACGAGCACAGGTACGGTCTAGTACTATTGATCAATTCTTCGTAAAGGCTGATACCTCTGAAGAACAACACATGTGCACAGCTGAATTGCTTTTAACATATCATGGAGTTAAACACCAGCACAGCTACCGTTCTCAAGATTGTGGAAGTACGTTGTACCGCTCCATTTTCACTGATTCCAAGATAGCTTCCAAAATTCACTGCGGAAGGACAAAAGTGGAGGCTTTGATCGAGAATGTGTTAGCCCCCCATTCATTGAAAATGGTCGTGCAAGACATTGGATCAACACCGTTCTCAATAGCAATGGATGCTTCTAATAAAGGGAACCCAAAATTATTCCCAGTTGCCGTCCGCTACTTTAATAAAGATAAGGGAAGCTGCATGTGTATCATAGACTTTTTCGAGGATGCCGACGAAACATCAGAGGCAATCGCAAACAACTTAAAAAGTTGTCTTCAAAATGCTGGTCTGATACATAATAAAATCGTGGCATATGGAGCAGACCATGCATCTGTTAATTTTGGAAAACACAAGTCTGTTTTTGTGCACCTAAAACAGATGTTGGATTTACCAAACCTTGTGCCGGGCCATTGCAGCGCTCACATAGTACACAATACAGCGAAACATGGCTTGAAAATGCTTTCTTATGATGTAGAGCACTTGGTCATCAACGTTTTCAGTGAATTCTCGTCTAGTGAAAAGAATATTAGTGAACTCAAAGAGTTCTTTGACTTAATGGAGACAGAATATTCAGACATCTTACCCCACATATCCACACGTTTTCTGACCCTTTTCACGGCTGTAGACAGGTTACTGAAGAGTTGGCCAGCACTCAAATCTTACTTTGTGAGCAAAGGAGAGGAAAATGTGTGCTGTGCAATATGGGCCTTCCTTTCTGAGCGAGAGCATGCAGTGTCCGACGATGAAACTCTTACGCTTCCTGAGCTGTACCTCTATTTTGTGCACAACATTATGAGCCAACTTAACAACACCATAAAGGTTCTTGAGAGTGATTACGTTGGAGCTGAGGAGAGAGATTCAGAATCGACAGGAGAAAGGATTCTATGGGTACAGGGTGACACAGTTCTTGAAGAAACTACCACCTAA
- the LOC117873095 gene encoding uncharacterized protein LOC117873095 isoform X1, producing the protein MVQYLEKWFDFSENSFSKLCAPLSLDRPLDLDELCALTTNLDIQVDGDELFTEMCSLNDVLPTLKSSTNDAESTLRRQQQEHHNVSEVWVEFFKRCEAPNLLKIVQHVLAIPPSNTFVERIFSVLKNLRTDERNRLQVDMAKAELFVHFNYQMTCAEFAGFLKTGAAKALVAAARTYQKSQPLSPDWADRQASCELLPAQLCRWQVMVGVNVKEENSEKMASPGALWEYPGFQQKWLQPHPECVSQEAGEGESPGPQNNAPHVPREVPQLAFPALQPELNSSPPPVMKMGRGSLEQPAPRGESRGLQGPVRFEDVAVTFTEAEWELLDEEQRELYRNIMLENYWSLQSLGFHIPKPDVISRLEQGQVPWAPDPLPTPKRCHTTGACHSRHCTDPGPEGKALP; encoded by the exons ATGGTACAGTACCTGGAAAAGTGGTTTGATTTCAGTGAAAACTCCTTCTCTAAGTTGTGTGCACCACTCAGTCTGGACAGACCTCTTGACCTAGACGAACTGTGTGCTTTGACTACAAACTTGGACATTCAAGTGGACGGAGATGAACTATTTACAGAAATGTGTTCGCTGAATGATGTGCTACCGACCCTAAAGAGTTCGACAAATGATGCTGAATCGACACTGCGTCGGCAGCAACAAGAGCACCACAATGTCTCTGAGGTGTGGGTCGAATTCTTTAAGCGCTGCGAGGCCCCGAACTTACTTAAAATTGTGCAGCATGTGCTTGCTATACCACCCAGCAATACATTTGTGGAACGCATTTTCAGTGTTCTGAAGAACTTGCGGACTGATGAAAGGAATCGGCTCCAAGTGGACATGGCAAAAGCTGAGCTGTTCGTGCACTTCAACTATCAAATGACATGTGCCGAGTTTGCTGGATTTTTGAAGACGGGGGCGGCTAAGGCGCTTGTGGCAGCAGCAAGAACATATCAGAA ATCCCAACCGCTGTCCCCTGATTGGGCAGACAGGCAGGCTTCATGTgagctgctcccagcccagctctgcaggtggcag GTCATGGTGGGTGTGAACGTCAAGGAAGAGAACTCTGAGAAGATGGCATCCCCTGGGGCATTATGGGAATATCCTGGCTTCCAGCAGAAGTGGCTGCAGCCCCATCCTGAGTGTGTATCCCAGGAGGCGGGAGAGGGTGAATCTCCAGGACCCCAGAACAATGCACCACATGTCCCCAGAGAGGTGCCCCAGCTGG CATTTCCAGcgctgcagcctgagctcaaCTCCTCTCCCCCGCCCGTGATGAAGATGGGGCGAGGGTCCCTGGAGCAACCAGCACCAAGAGGGGAGTCCCGGGGCCTGCAGGGGCCGGTGCGGTTTGAGGACGTGGCTGTGACCTTCACGGAGGcggagtgggagctgctggacgaggagcagagggagcTGTACAGGAACATCATGCTGGAGAACTATTGGAGCCTCCAGTCGCTGG GGTTCCACATTCCCAAGCCAGATGTAATCTCCCGCCTGGAGCAAGGGCAGGTGCCGTGGGCCCCGGATCCCCTGCCCACCCCTAAAAGGTGCCATACTACAG GGGCCTGTCACTCCAGACATTGCACAGATCCTGGACCAGAAGGCAAAGCACTGCCCTAA
- the LOC117873095 gene encoding uncharacterized protein LOC117873095 isoform X2, producing MVQYLEKWFDFSENSFSKLCAPLSLDRPLDLDELCALTTNLDIQVDGDELFTEMCSLNDVLPTLKSSTNDAESTLRRQQQEHHNVSEVWVEFFKRCEAPNLLKIVQHVLAIPPSNTFVERIFSVLKNLRTDERNRLQVDMAKAELFVHFNYQMTCAEFAGFLKTGAAKALVAAARTYQKSQPLSPDWADRQASCELLPAQLCRWQVMVGVNVKEENSEKMASPGALWEYPGFQQKWLQPHPECVSQEAGEAFPALQPELNSSPPPVMKMGRGSLEQPAPRGESRGLQGPVRFEDVAVTFTEAEWELLDEEQRELYRNIMLENYWSLQSLGFHIPKPDVISRLEQGQVPWAPDPLPTPKRCHTTGACHSRHCTDPGPEGKALP from the exons ATGGTACAGTACCTGGAAAAGTGGTTTGATTTCAGTGAAAACTCCTTCTCTAAGTTGTGTGCACCACTCAGTCTGGACAGACCTCTTGACCTAGACGAACTGTGTGCTTTGACTACAAACTTGGACATTCAAGTGGACGGAGATGAACTATTTACAGAAATGTGTTCGCTGAATGATGTGCTACCGACCCTAAAGAGTTCGACAAATGATGCTGAATCGACACTGCGTCGGCAGCAACAAGAGCACCACAATGTCTCTGAGGTGTGGGTCGAATTCTTTAAGCGCTGCGAGGCCCCGAACTTACTTAAAATTGTGCAGCATGTGCTTGCTATACCACCCAGCAATACATTTGTGGAACGCATTTTCAGTGTTCTGAAGAACTTGCGGACTGATGAAAGGAATCGGCTCCAAGTGGACATGGCAAAAGCTGAGCTGTTCGTGCACTTCAACTATCAAATGACATGTGCCGAGTTTGCTGGATTTTTGAAGACGGGGGCGGCTAAGGCGCTTGTGGCAGCAGCAAGAACATATCAGAA ATCCCAACCGCTGTCCCCTGATTGGGCAGACAGGCAGGCTTCATGTgagctgctcccagcccagctctgcaggtggcag GTCATGGTGGGTGTGAACGTCAAGGAAGAGAACTCTGAGAAGATGGCATCCCCTGGGGCATTATGGGAATATCCTGGCTTCCAGCAGAAGTGGCTGCAGCCCCATCCTGAGTGTGTATCCCAGGAGGCGGGAGAGG CATTTCCAGcgctgcagcctgagctcaaCTCCTCTCCCCCGCCCGTGATGAAGATGGGGCGAGGGTCCCTGGAGCAACCAGCACCAAGAGGGGAGTCCCGGGGCCTGCAGGGGCCGGTGCGGTTTGAGGACGTGGCTGTGACCTTCACGGAGGcggagtgggagctgctggacgaggagcagagggagcTGTACAGGAACATCATGCTGGAGAACTATTGGAGCCTCCAGTCGCTGG GGTTCCACATTCCCAAGCCAGATGTAATCTCCCGCCTGGAGCAAGGGCAGGTGCCGTGGGCCCCGGATCCCCTGCCCACCCCTAAAAGGTGCCATACTACAG GGGCCTGTCACTCCAGACATTGCACAGATCCTGGACCAGAAGGCAAAGCACTGCCCTAA
- the LOC117873095 gene encoding zinc finger protein 74-like isoform X3 codes for MVGVNVKEENSEKMASPGALWEYPGFQQKWLQPHPECVSQEAGEGESPGPQNNAPHVPREVPQLAFPALQPELNSSPPPVMKMGRGSLEQPAPRGESRGLQGPVRFEDVAVTFTEAEWELLDEEQRELYRNIMLENYWSLQSLGFHIPKPDVISRLEQGQVPWAPDPLPTPKRCHTTGACHSRHCTDPGPEGKALP; via the exons ATGGTGGGTGTGAACGTCAAGGAAGAGAACTCTGAGAAGATGGCATCCCCTGGGGCATTATGGGAATATCCTGGCTTCCAGCAGAAGTGGCTGCAGCCCCATCCTGAGTGTGTATCCCAGGAGGCGGGAGAGGGTGAATCTCCAGGACCCCAGAACAATGCACCACATGTCCCCAGAGAGGTGCCCCAGCTGG CATTTCCAGcgctgcagcctgagctcaaCTCCTCTCCCCCGCCCGTGATGAAGATGGGGCGAGGGTCCCTGGAGCAACCAGCACCAAGAGGGGAGTCCCGGGGCCTGCAGGGGCCGGTGCGGTTTGAGGACGTGGCTGTGACCTTCACGGAGGcggagtgggagctgctggacgaggagcagagggagcTGTACAGGAACATCATGCTGGAGAACTATTGGAGCCTCCAGTCGCTGG GGTTCCACATTCCCAAGCCAGATGTAATCTCCCGCCTGGAGCAAGGGCAGGTGCCGTGGGCCCCGGATCCCCTGCCCACCCCTAAAAGGTGCCATACTACAG GGGCCTGTCACTCCAGACATTGCACAGATCCTGGACCAGAAGGCAAAGCACTGCCCTAA